The Sesamum indicum cultivar Zhongzhi No. 13 linkage group LG2, S_indicum_v1.0, whole genome shotgun sequence genome contains a region encoding:
- the LOC105155959 gene encoding magnesium transporter MRS2-4 yields the protein MGKLTFRRRKKAAPPQMPPPPPAIEVASTSKAAVKKKAGGARLWMRMDRWGQSELIECDKSVIIKRVSIPARDLRILGPIFSHSSSILAREKAMIVNLEFIRAIVTAEEVLLLDPLRQDVLPFVDQLRRQLPQKGPSTHVVDQTVTRNNEMQSPTAGQWLPVPEAAEVVQDELPFEFQVLEIALEVVCTYLDTSVAELERDAYPALDELAINVSTKNLEHVRSLKSNLTRLLARVQKVRDEIEHLLDDNEDMGQLYLTRKWIQNQQSEALPTGPASNSIVPAAGHLRRLSSTRSGSLMSNYFNDDDVEDLEMLLEAYFMQLDGTRNKILSVREYIDDTEDYVNIQLDNQRNELIQLQLTMTIASFAIAVETLIAGIFGMNIPCTLYNINGIFWRVVGIMTAACIALFILVLGYARWKKLIVS from the exons AGGTAGCGTCCACGAGTAAGGCGGCTGTGAAGAAGAAGGCTGGAGGGGCGCGGTTGTGGATGAGGATGGATCGCTGGGGGCAGTCAGAATTGATCGAGTGTGACAAGAGTGTGATTATCAAGCGGGTCTCCATACCTGCTAGGGATTTGAGGATCCTCGGGCCCATATTCTCTCATTCCTCCAGCATTCTTG CTAGGGAAAAAGCTATGATTGTTAACTTGGAATTTATAAGAGCAATAGTTACCGCTGAAGAGGTATTGTTACTTGATCCTCTTCGCCAAGACGTTCTGCCATTTGTTGATCAACTGAGGCGACAATTACCACAAAAAGGCCCTTCTACGCATGTGGTAGATCAAACCGTCACTCGGAATAATGAAATGCAATCTCCCACTGCTGGACAATGGCTGCCTGTTCCAGAAGCCGCTGAAGTTGTGCAAGATGAACTTCCTTTTGAGTTCCAGGTTCTGGAAATTGCATTAGAGGTTGTCTGCACATATTTGGACACCAGTGTTGCTGAACTTGAGAGAGATGCTTATCCTGCTCTGGATGAACTGGCCATAAACGTTAGCACCAAGAATCTTGAGCATGTGCGAAGTTTGAAAAGCAACCTCACCCGTCTGCTGGCACGAGTACAAAAG GTAAGAGATGAAATTGAACATCTTTTAGATGATAACGAAGATATGGGACAACTATACTTAACACGGAAGTGGATACAGAATCAACAATCTGAGGCTTTACCCACAGGTCCTGCATCAAATAGCATTGTTCCTGCTGCAGGTCATCTCCGTCGACTCAGCTCTACCAGAAGTGGTAGTTTAATGAGCAACTATTTTAATGACGATGATGTGGAGGATCTGGAAATGTTGCTTGAAGCTTACTTCATGCAATTAGATGGCACCCGCAACAAAATACTGTCT GTACGTGAGTACATCGACGACACAGAGGACTACGTCAATATCCAACTCGACAACCAAAGAAACGAACTCATCCAACTGCAGTTGACGATGACAATAGCCTCGTTTGCCATCGCAGTCGAAACTCTCATAGCTGGGATATTTGGGATGAACATTCCTTGCACATTGTACAACATCAATGGGATTTTCTGGCGCGTTGTCGGGATCATGACAGCTGCTTGCATAGCGCTATTCATTCTTGTTTTGGGATACGCCAGATGGAAGAAGCTCATTGTTTCTTGA